A genome region from Cyanobacteriota bacterium includes the following:
- a CDS encoding sulfotransferase gives MKIEDARTKPTKLMQNYSSIQKFLHQIVLGNSFLARSLFEMEKSLFYKEDKAINNAEHIFITGLPRSGTTILLKALYETGDFASLTYADMPFVLAPNLFSQFAAKSNLQAKEREQQDGIEHELNSPEAFDEVFFKHFSQDQSREELQSFISLVLKKYQKQRYLSKNNLNYQRVELISSVFPNAQFLIPFREPLQHAYSLLKQHRRFCKLQKQDSFVLKYMDLLGHNEFGLNHIAWNPAQQYTDTFSINYWLEQWYMFYQNILKDKSKQSSLVSYSKLCKSQEYRQALVTELKLPELSTDFKLAQTDIQEDYDRDLYTKSEETYQILNRVLSKPINGSERTLPKSSILGLL, from the coding sequence TTGAAAATAGAAGACGCAAGAACCAAACCAACAAAGCTAATGCAAAACTATAGCTCCATACAAAAATTCTTGCATCAAATAGTCTTAGGTAATTCTTTTTTGGCTAGATCTTTGTTTGAGATGGAGAAGTCACTATTCTACAAAGAAGACAAGGCCATAAACAATGCTGAACATATTTTCATCACCGGCTTACCAAGATCAGGGACGACAATACTACTCAAGGCTCTTTATGAGACAGGAGATTTTGCTTCATTAACTTATGCAGATATGCCCTTTGTCTTAGCACCAAATTTATTTAGTCAATTTGCAGCTAAGTCAAACCTGCAAGCCAAAGAAAGAGAACAGCAAGATGGTATAGAGCATGAACTCAATTCTCCAGAAGCTTTTGATGAGGTTTTCTTTAAACATTTCTCACAAGACCAGTCTCGCGAGGAGCTACAAAGCTTTATATCACTAGTTTTGAAGAAATACCAAAAGCAAAGATACTTAAGTAAAAACAACCTCAATTATCAACGTGTTGAATTAATCAGCTCAGTTTTCCCTAATGCACAATTCTTAATTCCATTTAGAGAACCATTGCAACATGCCTACTCGTTACTAAAACAACACCGCCGTTTTTGCAAATTACAAAAACAAGATAGTTTTGTTTTAAAATATATGGACTTACTCGGTCATAACGAGTTTGGATTAAACCATATAGCCTGGAATCCAGCCCAGCAATACACTGACACATTCAGTATTAATTACTGGCTTGAACAATGGTATATGTTCTACCAAAACATTCTCAAAGACAAGTCAAAACAATCAAGCCTGGTTTCATATTCAAAACTATGTAAAAGCCAAGAATATAGACAAGCCTTGGTCACAGAACTAAAACTACCTGAGCTGTCAACTGACTTCAAGCTTGCACAAACTGATATTCAAGAAGACTATGACAGAGATCTCTATACTAAGTCTGAAGAGACATACCAAATTCTTAATAGAGTTCTTTCGAAACCCATAAATGGGTCCGAAAGAACTCTACCAAAATCTTCGATTTTGGGTCTTTTGTAA
- the recJ gene encoding single-stranded-DNA-specific exonuclease RecJ translates to MSQWSIHSKTTIDPALLELAAGDSLIARILINRGIADAKAARYYLDTKNIQASSPLEIPEMDKAYSRIKTAIENKEKILIYGDYDVDGTSSVALLYRAFAMIGVHVDYYIPDRHSEGYGINKEAIRKIKEELKIDLMISCDCGISNYEEVKYGQSISLDIIITDHHSIPNIPPPGIANCNPKTLPEEHPLHFLPGVGVAYKLAELILDEHFDKAVVSTYAHSLLDLVALGMIADLAPLRAENRYLTVLGLEILAKTKKPGLQELLKISSRGADTESIGFGLAPRINAAGRLADATRAVRLMITEDRDEAIELCRDLDDENKNRQELCNEIQEDALTIIDQDRAMLDDNVIVLAKEGWHHGVIGIVASRMLDKFHLPVFIMAMDGDKARGSVRCIAVDGLDIYQEMKAIQEKHGLFLGYGGHKMAAGFSVKAQDTDQLCIAIRDHFRIKLDGRNLEKQIKIDTALMLKELSSSLITRLEKLAPYGMEHRQALFISGPLKIEAIRMLGKDGKHIKLFLSEGSHTQQNKKYEAVLWNRAEELSQEFQAGSAITIAYTPHINEFMGDKIMQLDIKDWKHPSDVGDEFFERFNVLQSSAL, encoded by the coding sequence ATGTCCCAATGGTCAATCCATTCAAAAACCACAATCGACCCAGCTTTACTTGAGCTAGCTGCTGGAGATAGCCTAATTGCAAGGATCTTAATCAATAGAGGAATCGCTGACGCAAAAGCCGCTCGTTACTACCTTGATACCAAAAACATCCAAGCGTCTAGCCCACTTGAAATTCCAGAAATGGACAAAGCCTATAGCAGAATCAAAACTGCAATAGAGAACAAAGAAAAAATCCTAATCTACGGCGACTATGATGTTGATGGCACCAGCTCAGTGGCTCTACTCTATAGAGCATTTGCAATGATTGGGGTTCATGTCGATTACTATATTCCCGACCGACATTCAGAGGGCTATGGTATAAACAAAGAAGCTATCAGGAAAATCAAAGAAGAACTAAAAATAGATTTAATGATTTCTTGTGACTGCGGCATCAGTAATTATGAAGAAGTAAAATACGGACAAAGCATTAGCTTAGATATCATCATCACTGACCATCATTCAATACCAAATATACCCCCACCGGGTATCGCGAATTGTAATCCAAAGACTCTCCCAGAAGAGCATCCGCTGCATTTTCTTCCTGGAGTTGGAGTTGCCTATAAATTAGCAGAATTAATTCTTGATGAGCATTTTGATAAAGCCGTGGTTAGTACTTATGCTCATTCGCTTCTTGATTTAGTAGCACTTGGTATGATCGCAGACCTAGCGCCATTGCGCGCAGAAAATAGATACCTGACAGTGCTTGGCTTAGAAATACTTGCCAAAACCAAAAAACCAGGATTGCAAGAACTACTCAAAATCAGTAGTAGAGGAGCTGACACCGAATCAATTGGCTTTGGGCTGGCACCAAGAATTAATGCAGCTGGTAGATTAGCGGATGCCACAAGAGCAGTCAGGCTCATGATTACAGAAGACCGAGATGAAGCGATTGAGCTTTGTCGTGACTTGGACGACGAAAACAAAAATCGACAAGAACTTTGTAACGAAATTCAAGAAGATGCCTTAACTATCATTGATCAAGATAGAGCGATGCTTGATGATAATGTAATCGTACTAGCCAAAGAGGGCTGGCATCACGGTGTCATTGGCATTGTCGCTAGTCGTATGCTCGATAAATTCCATCTGCCTGTTTTTATTATGGCAATGGATGGTGACAAAGCACGCGGCTCAGTTCGCTGCATAGCTGTTGATGGTTTAGATATTTATCAAGAGATGAAAGCTATTCAAGAAAAGCATGGACTTTTTCTTGGCTATGGCGGGCACAAAATGGCAGCTGGTTTTAGTGTCAAGGCTCAAGACACAGATCAACTTTGCATTGCTATTAGAGATCACTTCCGGATCAAGCTCGATGGACGCAACCTTGAAAAACAAATCAAAATTGATACAGCACTCATGCTCAAAGAACTCAGTAGCTCGCTAATCACTCGCCTTGAAAAGCTAGCGCCTTATGGCATGGAACATAGGCAGGCATTGTTTATCTCTGGTCCATTAAAAATAGAAGCTATAAGAATGCTCGGCAAGGATGGCAAGCATATCAAATTATTTTTGTCTGAAGGATCTCATACTCAGCAAAACAAAAAATATGAAGCAGTACTCTGGAATAGAGCTGAAGAACTAAGTCAGGAATTTCAAGCTGGCTCAGCGATTACCATTGCATATACACCGCACATCAATGAATTCATGGGAGATAAAATAATGCAACTAGATATCAAAGACTGGAAGCATCCAAGTGATGTTGGTGATGAGTTTTTTGAGAGATTTAACGTGCTACAATCTTCTGCGTTATGA
- the fabD gene encoding ACP S-malonyltransferase: MTKYSIIFPGQGAQSVGMGQDSHQASAQIQEIYAKADELFGSSPSISEVSFNGPEETLAKTLYTQPAILTLSIALASQVKAAIQASKIAKPEFVAGHSLGEFSALYMADVLSLEDVLRLVIKRAQLMEAAPAGAMSAIIGMDESKLNEIIAGINGASVANYNSADQIVATGTQEAMTELAKQVEEFATANSVKARVIALNVGGAFHSPLMQAASNEFANLIDACEFKDASIPVIQNINAQATTEANQIKTNLKQQMTGSVQWTKTCADLISKNGEIWEIGPGKVLAGLVKKQDRRYPVKNIASITDLDSVLNPVVN, translated from the coding sequence ATGACTAAATATTCAATTATATTTCCAGGACAAGGCGCACAATCAGTAGGCATGGGGCAAGATAGCCACCAAGCTAGTGCTCAAATCCAAGAGATCTACGCCAAAGCAGATGAACTGTTTGGCTCAAGTCCTTCAATCTCAGAAGTGAGCTTTAATGGACCAGAAGAAACTCTTGCCAAGACCCTTTATACACAACCAGCAATTCTCACCTTGAGTATTGCGCTCGCTAGTCAAGTCAAAGCAGCAATTCAAGCTAGCAAAATAGCCAAACCCGAGTTTGTCGCAGGACATAGTCTTGGGGAGTTCTCAGCACTTTACATGGCAGATGTTTTGAGCCTGGAAGATGTACTTAGACTAGTTATCAAAAGAGCACAGTTGATGGAAGCAGCTCCAGCCGGAGCAATGTCAGCAATCATTGGCATGGATGAAAGCAAGTTAAATGAAATCATAGCTGGTATTAATGGCGCGTCGGTAGCAAACTACAACTCAGCTGATCAAATTGTTGCTACTGGCACTCAAGAAGCGATGACAGAGTTAGCGAAGCAAGTTGAAGAATTTGCTACAGCAAACTCAGTCAAGGCGCGAGTTATAGCCTTGAACGTCGGCGGCGCCTTTCATTCACCACTAATGCAAGCAGCCTCAAATGAGTTTGCTAATTTAATTGACGCTTGTGAGTTTAAAGATGCATCAATTCCTGTAATTCAAAACATCAATGCCCAAGCTACAACAGAAGCTAATCAAATCAAAACCAATCTCAAACAACAAATGACCGGTTCAGTACAATGGACCAAAACCTGTGCTGATTTAATTAGCAAGAATGGTGAGATTTGGGAAATTGGACCAGGCAAAGTCTTAGCTGGTTTAGTCAAAAAACAAGATCGCAGATACCCAGTGAAAAATATTGCTTCAATCACTGATTTAGATTCGGTTTTAAACCCTGTCGTTAATTAA